The Haematobia irritans isolate KBUSLIRL chromosome 1, ASM5000362v1, whole genome shotgun sequence DNA segment aataaaatggctcttctaacagtagtgatggcaaaatactttcatgtacattttgtactttttgatatgcttcccccattacagttcgcgatggttgtggtgacatttacgagtctgtggtagcgatgaggatgaaatggaactttgaaatgctggcagggaaatgCCATTGAAAACGAAGcgtcaaaacgtctattcaaatgtttgtgatatgatcgtaaaatGACATCAaggcataacattctaactacttctcgagatgttctttaatattatgaatgaaaaaataaagaacgccaGTGGctaatttttgtatcaaatatttttttcaaattattgttttttatcgtttttattttcttattttcggAGTATATctttgtagaaatatatttcTTTCACTTACACTcaataaaaagttgaaaattctagtaatttgcaaaacataacataaaaaggtcgaagaaaatcaaagaaaaaaataatttgcaaaacctcatAAGaatttccatggaagtgaaaaagtcaacagGCGCAAGTTCAAATCCCTGCagtgtttaaatttttaatattattttcattatgttattacttttttgttaattttctgtGCTTTTTGTGACATTAACTGTCCATAATTTAAATCTTCACTTTAAACCGCCAAATAGCTCATTTTCTAAGACTGATCCAAAAGAACTTCTTCGGACttggaaaaaattaatggagGACCCCAGTAtgctcttaaaaagaaatgtttccggaacaacttccaatttttttcttctggtTAATTGTTTGCATTTCAACAGAGAAAGTTTGATATTTAAGCAAACAGTGGCAACTTTCAGCAGACTCTACTTTTTTTCGCTGTGTCTGtcttcaaacaaatttttttgtgtgaaatattcATTAGATTCAAAATTGTGCTACTTGCTTGTTTATTTTACTAAGTGTATTCAATATAAACAATTCGGATCAACTactctcatagaaaaaaaagtctgctaaaaatagCACGctgtgtctgctgttatatttttgtacttcgtgGTCCagaaaacaagattttttttaaatttaagaaccgacaatatttttgttttatatcccCTAGAAGACTTTAGTGTAGTCGAGCCTACCAAATAGCAaaacaatgtttgctatttcagctgcTTTCCCCTTTACAGAGCTCttgttgctgttttagcagacttttctgctgtattTACTAACAAAATTACTTTGGGAGTACGGAAACTGATCTtcataatttttactaaaattaagtTAGTTTAGCATATTTTGGCCTTATGCGGGTGTAACATACAATTGAATTTATTGGATTTGCACAACTTTGTTACAGTGACATACCTTACGACATTTTCATCATGCGCACCCATTAATAAACAATAAAGGGAAAATGAGAATAAGAATATAGGTTGTCGTCCACCAAGTTTTGGCGAAAATGTAAAGCAACAAGTGTCTTCGACCTAGCACATGGCCACATTCCAAAAGACAATAGAAAATCATGTTAATtagatttggaaaataaagaaaaatccaaTGAGAAACGATGAAGCCAAACAAAGCCCACCAATGCCTAGTAAACAATTGGCCATTGGgggaaaaacatttaaaataccATACCACAAGGAAACTAGCAAAGTGTTcgtattttttctataattttttaatataatttagtaGATTAATAATAGCAAAAAATGGATGAATACGAGGAttcacaacaacagcagcaacaatttggtaaaaatgtaAAAGTTCGCTGAAACAATTGAGAATTAATTTAAACTCTTTTTCGATTTCTCAGGAGGTAGGGCAGGTTCCATTACAGGTGGTATCGAAACATCCCCTGGTGCAATAAAAGTGGGTGGCTGGCGTTACGAAGATGGGACACGTTACATTGGCGAATGGAATCAACGTGGAATGAAACATGGAGTAGGTCATCTCTTATTTGCAGATGGCACACGCTACGATGGGCAATTTTTCGAAGGACTTAGTCATGGCTTGGGTTGTATGTGGTTTGCTGATGGAGCCAAGTATGGTTGTTTGTCATGAATCTAGTGCTTgttgattttttctaaaatgccTCCACAATTGCAGATACGAAGGTGAATTTATGAACGGCTGGTTCCATggttttggtattttttggagATCTGATGGTATGAAGTTTGAAGGAGAATTTCGCGGTGGAAAAATATGGGGACATGGCCTAGTAACATATAAGGATTTTTCTCATGGGTTCCCCCGCAATGAAGGATACTTCCAAGACTGCCGTTTGTTGCGCAAACGTCGCTGCCCCGAAATAGTACAAAAAGCCCAAAAATGCGCTCTAATGGCAAGATCACAATGTGACCACCCCTACTGatgtttataaaatcgaataaactaaaacaaatcgAACTgatttccatgttttggttttattttttgtgttgttttttttttgcacttacaaatttaaaaaatttctaaaaatacgttttgttttatagttttttacAAACATATTACAAAATATCTATCTTAAGTAACTCTTAATTACAAACTTGTAAGAAATATGTTCAACAGTGTTTACTCAGACGAAGGAGCACCTACCATATACCATGCATTTCTGGTCTGTACGGCAGCATTTCGCACCAAACGTTTCGGATCATCCAGGGCAGTAGCTAGTTCCAAGACAACATCAACTTTATATGGTAACAGTACAAATGTTGGATATTTTGTCATGTCTCTCAGCAGATTCAAGGCAGATAtacgaattttctaaagaaaacaagtacaaacaaattccttaGCATTCGACAATGATGCCAGAGTTATTAACACTTACCATAGAATGCATACATGTGGTGAGTTTCAAGCATGCTGGTATTAAATGACTTAGATGTCCTCGGAAATAGTCATCCTTAtgcttgacaaagttttcacaaaTGTCCAATGATATACTTTGAGTATGCACGTTATCAGACTCCAAGCACTTGAAAATGATTGGACCAATCTGTGAAACAATGAAAGAAGCTTTTATTAAAATGCGATCTATTTTTAGGCCTATCCGCGATCTCTTGAAACATtctcaatttttgtttaacttttacaTTTGTCATTTAGGGCCTAAATATATATGTGGTTCATTTTTGGTGCTGCACCCATATGggtcgatttcccgattttacatctattCCTATAATTTCCTTacgatttgacttaaatttgCAGTGTAAGAAAGAAATATTCAATACATGGTTTATAACGCTATATTTTGTAATCGgagaaattacaaaatatagcgttataaataaaatgttgacaaaattttctatagaaataaaattttgacaaaattttctaaagaaataaaattttgacaacattttctatagaaataaaattttgacaaaattttctatagaaatacaattttcacaaaattttctgcagaaataaaattttgacaaaattttctatacaaataaaattttgacaaaattttctatagaaataaaatgtggacaagttttttatggaaataaaattttctatagatataaatttgtgacaaaattttctatagaaataaagttttgacaacattttctatagaaataaaattttgacaaaatttcctatagaaataaaatttttacaaaattttctaaagaaataaaatgttgacaaaattttctatataaataaagttttgacaaaattttctatagaaataaaattttgacaaaattttctatagaaataaaattttgacaaaattttctatagaaataaaattttgacaaaattttctatagaaataaaattttgacaaaattttctatagaaataaaattttgacaaaattttctatagaaataaaattttgacaaaattttctatagaaataaaattttgacaaaattttctatagaaataaaattttgacaaaattttctatagaaataaaattttgacaaaattttctatagaaataaaattttgacaaaattttctatagaaataaaattttgacaaaattttctatacaaataaattttgacaaaattttctatagatataaaattttgacaaaattttctatagatataaaattttgacaaaattttctatagaaataaagttttgacaaaattttctatagaaataaaattttgacaaaatttcctatagaaataaaattttgacaaaattttctatagaaataaatttttgacaaaatttcctatagaataaaattttgacaaaatttcctatagaaataaaattttgacaaaattttctatagatataaaattttgacaaaattttctatagaaataaaattttgatataattttctatagaattaaaattttgacaaaattttctattgaaataaatttttgacaaaattttctattgaaataaatttttgacaaaattttctatagaaatagaattttgacaaaattttctatagaaataaaattttgacaaaattttctatagaaataaaattttgacaaaattttctatagaaataaaattttgacaaaattttctatagaaataaaattttgacaaaattttctatacaaataaaattttgacaaaattttctatagaaataaaattttgacaaaattgtctatagaaataaaattttgacaaaattttctatagaaataaaattttgacaaaattttctatagaaataaaattttgacaaaattttctatagaaacaaaattttgacaaaattttctatagaaataaaattttgacaaaattttctatagaaataaaatgttgacaaaattttctatagaaataaaatgttgacaaaattttctatagaaataaaattttgacaaaattttctatagaaataaaattttaacaaaattttctatagaaataaaattttgacaaaattttctatagaaataaaattttgacaaaattttctatagaaataaaattttgacaaaattttctatagaaataaaattttgacaaaattttctatagaaataaaattttgacaaaattttctatagaaataaaattttgacaaaattttctatagaaataaaattttgacaaaattttctatagaaataaaattttgacaaaattttctatagaaataaaattttgacaaaattttctatagaaataaaattttgacaaaattttctatagaaataaaattttgacaaaattttctatagaaataaaattttgacaaaattttctatagaaataaaattttgacaaaattttctatagaaataaaattttgacaaaattttctatagaaatgaaattttgacaaaatttgctatagaaataaaattttgacaaaattttctaaagaaataaaattttaacaaaattttctatagaaataaaattttgacaaaattttttttagaaataaaattttgacaaaattttctatagaaataaaatcttggcaaaattttctatagaaataaaatcttggcaaaattttctatagaaataaaattttgacaaaattttctatagaaataaaattttgacaaaattttctatagaaataaaattttgacaaaattttctatagaaataaaattttgacaaaattttctatagaaataaaattttgacaaaattttctatagaaataaaattttgacaaaattttctatagaaataaaattttgacaaaattttctatagaaataaaattttgacaaaattttctatagaaataaaattttgacaaaattttctatagaaataaaattttgataaaactttctatagaaataaaatgttgacaaaattttctatacaaataaaattttgacaaaattttctaaagaaataaaattttaacaaaattttctatagaaataaaattttgacaaaattttctatagaaataaaattttgacaaaattttctatagaaataaaattttgacaaaattttctatagaaataaaattttgacaaaattttctatagaaataaaattttgataaaactttctatagaaataaaattttgacaaaattttctatagaaataaaattttgacacgtttCATGCATGCAATTTTTCCTTCCTGTATATGTTCTGGTCATTTGAATATTGGGGAGGAGCCTTAACTCCAGTTCTCTTTAGGAAGGTTTGGTTAGGCCATGGTCAtctaaaaatccaatttttaattcgataTAATGGGATGTAGATCCGAATAAAATTCAGTCccgtaaactaatatttcagagATTCATTTTGTTTAGCCCGACCTTTAGATCAATAATTTTGCAGCAGAGCTACGCATTTTTGTTTAGTGGCATTTCTCCATGTCACTCTAGAGAAACTTAGAAATAATCACAAATATAAGTGTGAACAGATAACCCgtcgtgaaaaaaaaattctagtgaACAGAAATTGGAATTGAACCATTGGTATATGAGGAGCATGCTCTCCATTGTACATTGTGGGCTCTGAATGTCTAGGTTCCACAACATACGCTCTTCATCAACAGTCTCACTATACTTCACTAAACTCGACTAATTCATTGAAAGCTGTCTTCCATCAATAAATCCCATAAAACGGGAAGTGTCTCATTCAATGCAACCCTAACTACAACAAGAGACAAATAGCAACTTTACCTTTTCAATATTCATCTTCAGCACAGAATGTGGTGTCGTTTTCAGCACGTAGACAAATGCTACCAAATGATGTTCGCAATATGATTCCAATTTGTGtccaagttttgacaatatcaaATGGAAGAgcttttgttgaaataaaaattttacttgaggTAAATGCAATTGAGGATATTCAGCAGATATTATATCGAATGCCAAAGCAGCAGCAGTCGATAAAGATGGATGATCTAATAGTTCAGAAAGCTATAAAAAAGACACAACAAAACATTACAAGATACGGAGGAGCCCTAATGAAATAGACTTACCGCTTCAACAATTTCTCCAGCTTCATCACACCCACGCATAACTAGACCTCTGCCAATCCATGACAAAGCTTCCACAGCCTTTTTATTCTCCTTTTtgatgtaatcttttagttttgCAATAGCCTTTTTGAGAATTCCTCGATTATTATCATTGTAATCGATTTTGTTAACCAAACTGCATAGCAGATGGTGGGCCACTTTTCGCATCTCTTCATTATCCGATTGTATAGAGAGTTCCGTAAGTTCATCTATTAAACGTTCAAAATGGTCATCGAGACTAATTTCTTGGTTTAGGAAACCCAGTAGTCCTTGGACAACATACAAATCAGActccaatttcaaatttaagttgTACAAATATTGTGTTGCTACAATATATTGCTCCGATACCGATAGTGTCTGGATAATTGCATTTAGAGCCTTCGATATCTGCGCGAATGTGGCGGAAGtgagatttttattattttgtgccAAATCTACAAGTTTCTCAATCAATTCGCTATTGTGCTGAAGATCGGCAATAAAACGCTTATCTTCATTCTTAAGCAATTGATTCAGGGCTTCCAAAGCTAAAAGTCTCACATCGTTGTGTACATCAGCACCGAATATCTGCTGGTACAGCAAATTCATAATACGATCGGCAAAAGCCATTTGCCTCACAAGTGGCAAtaaattcgttaaaattttttgcttcacaaaattcgaaaatattccaaaattacGTATACATCCATCAATACAATTTGATTGTACTTCAATGGGATGTAAGGCTCCTAATCTCTCCACTAAAGGCTGAGTTTGTTGTAAATCCATTCTATCATCTATCAAAAGAGCCATTAGAGCTTTATACACAAGAACTCTATTCACTTCGTTTATCATGGGAGCACATTCGATAAGTACTGAGAGAGCAATCTTAAGCAAATCTTGATTGACATCAGTCTCAATTTTCCCTATTTTTGCAATTATATGACCATGAAGTTGAGAGCATATGTCCGCATTGATGGCTTTATATACAGATTCACCCTTTAACGatacaatattaaatatttgtgcTATAATATTGTAAATTCGTATGCATTGATCATCATTAACAGGACTGGAGTCatctttcaattttattaataacGTATTTAAGATTTTATCGCCAGCAAAAACTGGATCTCCCGCAACACAGACTAAAGCTATTGTAGCCGCCGGATTGAAGAGACGATGGTTGACGTCATTTAATTGCGGCAAAATTGTTCCCAGTATAATTGTTTGGAAATTATGACTAATTTCGGGTTTTCCAGCTAAGGTAGGTTGTTCCAATATACAGCGTAATGTACGTAAAGCTTGTGTAATAACTTCGGTATTATCAGATCCGGGAAAAACTTCAGACTTCAATGCTGtccaaatttgctcaaaatgtgATTCTAAAGCCTCGCATGGAAACTTCAAAGCAGCTTGATACTAAAAATAGATAGAAtatgtgaaaatatttaat contains these protein-coding regions:
- the Mms19 gene encoding MMS19 nucleotide excision repair protein, giving the protein MVPLTQASLEEALDSDISIKQKAEQISKDIESKKYDVVSLCESLQFALTSSSVEQRVQGTLLYSRVLSKLPKDFLNEEQLEVLSNFYAARLKDHHNVIPAVIEGIEALVHMQHCRGKYVVAVLQSFFLNTTCQSQLRSDRYNLFQIFKYISETYVDDLKAMSGDFIYGIISSIDGERDPRNLDFIFTFMPEFISTYPLLHLSEEMFEVFACYFPIDFNPSKNDPDTITRDNLSRKLTQCLVASSDFVEWTVALALEKLESDLVVAKCDSLELLYQAALKFPCEALESHFEQIWTALKSEVFPGSDNTEVITQALRTLRCILEQPTLAGKPEISHNFQTIILGTILPQLNDVNHRLFNPAATIALVCVAGDPVFAGDKILNTLLIKLKDDSSPVNDDQCIRIYNIIAQIFNIVSLKGESVYKAINADICSQLHGHIIAKIGKIETDVNQDLLKIALSVLIECAPMINEVNRVLVYKALMALLIDDRMDLQQTQPLVERLGALHPIEVQSNCIDGCIRNFGIFSNFVKQKILTNLLPLVRQMAFADRIMNLLYQQIFGADVHNDVRLLALEALNQLLKNEDKRFIADLQHNSELIEKLVDLAQNNKNLTSATFAQISKALNAIIQTLSVSEQYIVATQYLYNLNLKLESDLYVVQGLLGFLNQEISLDDHFERLIDELTELSIQSDNEEMRKVAHHLLCSLVNKIDYNDNNRGILKKAIAKLKDYIKKENKKAVEALSWIGRGLVMRGCDEAGEIVEALSELLDHPSLSTAAALAFDIISAEYPQLHLPQVKFLFQQKLFHLILSKLGHKLESYCEHHLVAFVYVLKTTPHSVLKMNIEKIGPIIFKCLESDNVHTQSISLDICENFVKHKDDYFRGHLSHLIPACLKLTTCMHSMKIRISALNLLRDMTKYPTFVLLPYKVDVVLELATALDDPKRLVRNAAVQTRNAWYMVGAPSSE
- the rtp gene encoding MORN repeat-containing protein retinophilin, with translation MDEYEDSQQQQQQFGGRAGSITGGIETSPGAIKVGGWRYEDGTRYIGEWNQRGMKHGVGHLLFADGTRYDGQFFEGLSHGLGCMWFADGAKYEGEFMNGWFHGFGIFWRSDGMKFEGEFRGGKIWGHGLVTYKDFSHGFPRNEGYFQDCRLLRKRRCPEIVQKAQKCALMARSQCDHPY